Sequence from the Hamadaea flava genome:
CACGCGTCGAGCGGCCAGGGCTCGGTGAACAGCGTCTCGGACGGGCCGGTGGGCGGACCGGCCGTGGCTTCGGCCGTGACGTCGGCGGGTACGTCGTGGAAGAAGTCGTCCAGCAGGTCGAAGTCCTTGCCGCCCCGGGCTTCGGCGTGCCCGACGTTCGCCCACCATTGCCCGGCGGTCTCCTCCGGCGCGGGCACCATCGCGTTGACGAGCACGATCCGGTCGACCGGCGTACGCGCGGCGACGACCGGCGCGAGGAAACCGGCGAGCGACTGCGCCACCAGGACCGGATTCGGGCGACCGGCGGTGGCACGGAGGACGGCGTCGGCGTACTCGTCGTAGCCGGCGTCGTCCGACTGCGGAAGGTCGACGGCGATCGCGTAGTGCCCTCGCTCGCGCAGCAACGGCACGACGCGATGCCAGTACCAGGCCCGGCCGTCGGCCCCTGGAATGAGGACGAAGTCGGT
This genomic interval carries:
- a CDS encoding alpha/beta fold hydrolase, which gives rise to MTDFVLIPGADGRAWYWHRVVPLLRERGHYAIAVDLPQSDDAGYDEYADAVLRATAGRPNPVLVAQSLAGFLAPVVAARTPVDRIVLVNAMVPAPEETAGQWWANVGHAEARGGKDFDLLDDFFHDVPADVTAEATAGPPTGPSETLFTEPWPLDAWPDVPTTFLQGIDDRFFPLEFQRRIVRRRLGLDLEEIPGGHLVALSRPEPLVDRLTGVDPA